One region of Tachysurus fulvidraco isolate hzauxx_2018 chromosome 9, HZAU_PFXX_2.0, whole genome shotgun sequence genomic DNA includes:
- the LOC113640770 gene encoding cilia- and flagella-associated protein 57-like, whose amino-acid sequence MSDCEIERSLIESQVIPKVKVEPHHIYSLHQESRNNLVFLDEKTIIFPSGNNCVIYNVHKHVAKFIRGLMLYQHEQQGIRALAISPDRRYLAVSESGIQSTVSVYDLQSEECTSVQILMANGFSIQEFVCMAFSADSKYILCQAGGPEWNLFYWEWEKDKLIAIVETTKLGFVNQVSFNPVDNTQICVSGSYVFSVFKLENDCLKKISMFTVDCECIKSHAWLSGDSIVLGTKTGNLMLVKEGMLFSLTSPSERQMGNSDTSSTSALLGITVITAYSKGFACAGSLGEVCIYEKTGVYGYTKTLVIKIPQDPCSSEPSVSAQQEVKSMCLSPSEETLAISTRQGQIYHVNLTSVENSQSKLANFEYLFHLIHSGSITDLSVCFFKPLFATCSKDNSVHIWNYKTNSLELHQEFPEEPNCISLHPNGLSILVGFSDKVRLMNLLVDQFRTVQVFDIHNCSKCIFNHDGNLFAAVSENLISIINFRTGGKVELKGHNGKVQSVKWREDACQLVSNGLDGTVFEWNALTGARKSLKAQKSFSFTDMTFSASNKSIISVGDSMLKEFRDGEVLREMTSVNETYTSISMTQSGQAVFVGTSAGILRVAQYPFEEDISWMELQAHSGPITNMVITPGDQYLLTASEDGSLLAWSITDQDGCKLSMVKETCFTEEEEEAEEEKDEEVLCSKAFLEKKDQRVLEVRAQMELLREELDCKLNQTHMDYEIKLDKVRECFLKEIDDLKGVIQMLNTEMEEQKVSQEKVLAETIEKHAEELKDQRKTFEKNLLKSYNNRLAMRQKYEQKLCEQDKNRFQTSMDMKRGYDQRLQQEQDKTRYAEEKLEELQEKVDSNFKDVLLQKDQELQAEKETNERLQDEMKLMEKQIMQFWKVKGEIQEQCLDLSRLEAKVMEINVKDKETIEHLQQNIKKQEEELCIERKQVRNMKALVQRMKADIKNCSSFVDQPHQLKANFIRLNKTYNHKPDMRFRVKFAVVQESRQKEELQSPTVSLEQKQAVESKTQQADCCKTLKQLMEFESEEAQKLMNKDSTAELAELCLRYKQELQAELETCSQLKYEIKLMEKQMVQFWKIKEEIQDQNLEINMLKEEVQSLHDQHMDGKKLRKEKEQKKTVQKKEVHFQDIVEMHKMSKTQNEADLKRINSQLDEIFKDCNKQMRQTAETNLEEVKNRIEEKKLFLKKLKSEVKEINSKNQETIHNLKEELKVKDNELCTERQRIKRLKALLDRMKADIQTCSDVIQQPKLLKESILKLHKSYITEAEISAMPTEDKNHRGRTRDSRTTKIHAPGSTSVRDSLKSGRSSVTLSKSPYISSQTPKLDILKIMDLPPINTRNIQ is encoded by the exons ATGTCTGATTGCGAGATTGAG AGATCACTTATAGAGTCTCAGGTGATTCCGAAGGTGAAAGTGGAGCCTCATCACATTTACAGTTTGCACCAGGAATCAAGAAACAACTTAGTTTTTTTGGATGAGAAAACCATCATTTTTCCTAGTGGAAACAATTGTGTGATCTACAATGTCCATAAGCATGTGGCTAAGTTTATTCGAG GACTAATGCTATACCAACATGAGCAACAGGGCATACGTGCTCTGGCTATTAGCCCTGACCGGCGCTACCTGGCTGTGTCAGAAAGCGGAATACagagcactgtctctgtctatgACTTACAAAGTGAGGAGTGCACTAGTGTGCAGATACTTATGGCCAATGGCTTCAGCATCCAGGAGTTTGTCTGTATGGCATTTTCTGCTGATTCCAAGTACATACTGTGCCAGGCTGGAGGACCCGAGTGGAACCTCTTTTACTGGGAGTGGGAGAAGGACAAGCTCATTGCCATCGTAGAGACCACAAAGCTTGGCTTCGTCAATCAG GTCAGCTTTAATCCAGTGGACAACACACAGATTTGTGTGAGCGGAAGTTACGTCTTCAGCGTTTTCAAACTAGAGAATGACTGCCTGAAAAAGATCAGCATGTTTACGGTTGACTGTGAATGCATCAAGTCTCATGCTTGGCTGTCTGGGGATAGCATTGTCTTAGGGACGAAAACAGGAAACCTCATGCTGGTGAAGGAAGGAATGTTGTTTAGTCTGACGAGTCCTTCTGAGAG GCAAATGGGGAATAGCGACACTTCATCTACATCTGCACTGCTGGGTATCACTGTCATCACGGCATACTCGAAAGGCTTTGCCTGTGCAGGCAGCCTGGGGGAAGTTTGTATCTATGAGAAAACTGGGGTGTATGGCTATACAAAAACCCTGGTAATAAAA ATTCCTCAGGACCCGTGCAGCAGTGAGCCGAGTGTGTCGGCACAGCAGGAGGTCAAATCAATGTGTCTGAGCCCCTCAGAGGAGACGCTGGCCATAAGCACACGGCAAGGCCAGATCTACCACGTCAACCTCACCTCTGTCGAGAATAGCCAG AGTAAGCTGGCCAACTTCGAGTACCTGTTTCACTTAATTCACTCAGGGAGCATCACAGATCTGTCGGTCTGCTTCTTCAAACCCCTCTTCGCCACCTGCTCAAAGGATAACTCCGTGCACATCTGGAACTACAAGACCAA TTCTCTGGAGCTGCATCAGGAGTTTCCTGAAGAGCCAAACTGTATCTCACTGCACCCAAACGGCCTCTCCATTCTGGTGGGCTTCTCTGATAAAGTCCGCCTCATGAACCTGTTGGTTGACCAATTCCGCACTGTACAGGTGTTTGACATACACAACTGCAGTAAG TGCATCTTCAACCACGATGGCAACCTGTTCGCCGCTGTCAGCGAAAACCTGATAAGCATCATCAACTTCAGAACAGGAGGAAAAGTGGAGCTGAAAGGCCACAATGGCAAA GTGCAGTCAGTGAAGTGGCGTGAAGACGCCTGTCAACTGGTGTCAAATGGGTTGGACGGCACTGTGTTTGAGTGGAACGCTCTGACAGGTGCCCGGAAGTCTCTAAAGGCACAGAAATCGTTCTCCTTCACAGACATGACGTTCTCAGCTAGCAATAAGAGCATCATCTCTGTAGGCGATTCCATGCTAAAGGAGTTCCGAGATGGAGAG GTCCTAAGAGAAATGACCTCGGTTAACGAGACCTACACATCCATCTCCATGACTCAATCTGGCCAGGCAGTCTTTGTAGGGACGTCTGCTGGCATTCTCAGAGTCGCCCAGTACCCGTTTGAAGAGGACATATCCTGGATGGAGCTTCAGGCACATTCTGGTCCCATCACCAAT ATGGTCATCACGCCTGGTGATCAGTATCTGTTGACTGCCTCAGAGGACGGCTCCCTGCTCGCCTGGTCAATCACTGACCAGGATGGATGCAAGTTGAGCATGGTGAAAGAAACATGCTTTaccgaggaggaggaggaggcggagGAGGAGAAGGATGAGGAGGTCCTCTGTAGCAAGGCTTTTCTGGAGAAAAAG GACCAGAGAGTACTTGAGGTTCGTGCCCAGATGGAGTTGCTAAGGGAGGAGCTGGATTGCAAGCTTAATCAGACTCACATGGACTATGAGATAAAGCTTGACAAAGTCAGAGAGTGCTTCCTCAAAGAGATTGATGATCTGAAAGGCGTAATCCAG ATGTTGAATACTGAGATGGAGGAACAGAAGGTTTCTCAGGAGAAGGTCCTGGCTGAGACGATTGAGAAACATGCTGAAGAGCTGAAGGATCAGA gaaAAACGTTTGAAAAAAACTTGTTAAAATCCTACAACAATCGGCTTGCGATGAGGCAGAAATACGAGCAGAAACTATGCGAGCAAGATAAAAACCGTTTCCAGACCAGTATGGATATGAAGCGGGGCTACGATCAGAGGCTTCAGCAG gAACAGGACAAGACGAGGTACGCTGAAGAGAAGCTAGAGGAACTGCAGGAGAAAGTTGACTCCAACTTCAAAGATGTCTTACTCCAAAAAGATCAGGAACTGCAGGCAGAGAAGGAGACCAACGAGCGTCTACAGGATGAAATGAAGCTCATGGAAAAACAG atAATGCAGTTCTGGAAGGTAAAAGGAGAGATTCAGGAGCAGTGCCTTGACCTCAGTcgg ctCGAGGCTAAGGTTATGGAGATAAATGTCAAGGACAAGGAGACAATTGAACACCTCcagcaaaacataaaaaaacaggaagaagagCTGTGCATAGAAAGGAAGCAG GTCAGAAACATGAAGGCTCTTGTGCAGAGGATGAAGGCCGACATCAAAAACTGCTCTAGTTTTGTCGACCAGCCGCACCAGCTGAAGGCAAACTTCATCAGACTCAATAAGACCTACAACCATAAACCAGAT ATGAGATTCAGGGTGAAGTTTGCAGTCGTTCAAGAGAGCAGGCAGAAGGAAGAGCTGCAAAGTCCAACAGTTTCTCTGGAACAAAAGCAGGCTGTGGAGTCCAAAACTCAGCAAGCAGATTGCTGCAAGACACTGAAG CAGCTGATGGAGTTTGAGTCTGAGGAAGCACAGAAGCTCATGAACAAGGACAGTACAGCTGAGCTCGCTGAATTATGCCTCAGATACAAACAGGAGCTTCAGGCGGAGCTGGAGACCTGCAGCCaacttaaatatgaaataaagctCATggagaaacag ATGGTGCAGTTCTGGAAAATAAAGGAAGAAATTCAGGACCAGAACCTCGAGATCAACATGTTAAAGGAGGAAGTGCAGAGCCTGCATGACCAGCATATGGACGGGAAGAAACTCAGGAAGGAGAAGGAGCAAAAAAAGACCGTCCAGAAGAAG GAAGTCCACTTCCAAGACATAGTCGAGATGCACAAGATGAGCAAAACACAGAACGAGGCGGATTTAAAAAGGATCAACAGCCAGTTGGATGAAATATTTAAAGACTGCAATAAACAGATGCGACAAACAGCTGAAACTAATCTTGAGGAAGTGAAGAACAGGATCGAAGAGAAAAAACTGTTCTTAAAAAAG ctcaAGTCTGAGGTGAAGGAAATCAACAGCAAGAACCAGGAGACCATACACAACCTGAAGGAGGAGCTGAAAGTCAAGGATAATGAGTTATGTACAGAGAGGCAGAGG ATTAAAAGGCTAAAGGCTTTGTTGGACAGGATGAAGGCTGACATCCAGACCTGCTCAGATGTCATCCAGCAGCCAAAACTGCTGAAGGAGAGCATCCTTAAGCTCCACAAAAGCTACATCACAGAGGCTGAG ATAAGTGCCATGCCAACGGAAGACAAGAACCACAGAGGAAGGACACGGGACAGCAGGACTACAAAGATTCATGCGCCTGGCAGCA cATCAGTGAGGGACTCACTGAAAAGTGGAAGAAGCTCCGTGACCCTGTCCAAGTCGCCATACATTAGCAGCCAAACGCCAAAGCTGGATATTCTTAAAATCATGGACCTTCCACCCATAAACACTAGAAACATCCAGTGA
- the LOC125145564 gene encoding cilia- and flagella-associated protein 57-like, with protein MRAPYSALDRVPTLRDICIFFTSQEQDKTRYAEEKLEELQEKVDSNFKDVLLQKDQELQAEKETNEHLQDEMKLMEKQIMQFWKVKGEIQEQCLDLSRLEAKVMEINVKDKETIEHLQQNVKKQEEELCIERKQVRNMKALVQRMKADIKNCSSFVDQPHQLKANFIRLNKSYNHKPDMRFRVKFAVVQESRQKEELQSPAV; from the exons ATGCGAGCCCCATATAGTGCACTAGATAGGGTGCCTACATTAAGAGACATTTGCATCTTCTTCACTTCACAGGAACAGGACAAGACGAGGTACGCTGAAGAGAAGCTAGAGGAACTGCAGGAGAAAGTTGACTCCAACTTCAAAGATGTCTTACTCCAAAAAGATCAGGAACTGCAGGCAGAGAAGGAGACCAACGAGCATCTACAGGATGAAATGAAGCTCATGGAAAAACAG atAATGCAGTTCTGGAAGGTAAAAGGAGAGATTCAGGAGCAGTGCCTTGACCTCAGTcgg ctCGAGGCTAAGGTTATGGAGATAAATGTCAAGGACAAGGAGACCATTGAACACCTCCAGCAAAACgtaaaaaaacaggaagaagagCTGTGCATAGAAAGGAAGCAG GTCAGAAACATGAAGGCTCTTGTGCAGAGGATGAAGGCCGACATCAAAAACTGCTCTAGTTTTGTCGACCAGCCGCACCAGCTGAAGGCAAACTTCATCAGACTCAATAAGTCCTACAACCATAAACCAGAT ATGAGATTCAGGGTGAAGTTTGCAGTCGTTCAAGAGAGCAGGCAGAAGGAAGAGCTGCAAAGTCCAGCGgtttaa